The DNA sequence CATAAACAATTTTGTTAATTCAAGTGCTTACTGGAAAAGTACGTGCTTTTGGGTCTGCTTCTGCTGTAAACACTTCTGCTAGGAGTGATTTTATCGTATACATGTAGAAATGTTTATTAATTCACGTGCTTACTCGAAAAGTATGTGCTTTTGGGTCTGCTTATGTTCTAAGCACTTCTGctagaagaaattttttatcataaacATGCTATTAATTCAAGTACTTACTCGAGAAGTTGCGTATGCTTATATTGTAAGCATTCCTGCCACGACCCATAAGCGCCATTCATTTTTTTGCCTGTTTAGAAGCGTTTTTTGGTTGTCCGATAGCAAGTTTGATTGTTTGTTTactgcttttttcttttcttgtattGTTGTGGGTATTTTGTATGTTTGGATTTACAGGAAATTAGCGGAAGAGCCGTATGAGGATACGGTGGAGTGGGGGAAATGGCATGTGTTCTGGCTGGACGAGAGAGTGGTGAAGAAGGATCACCCCGACAGTAACTATAAACTTGCTTATGATGGTTTACTCTGTAAGGTACAATTTTTTATACTTTCTTCTGAACGCTGTGTCAAAGCACTAAATTTTGCAATGTTGTGTGTCAAAGCTGTGATTTTTATGTGatcgatttttaattttagttgctCTTATTGTTTTGCTTGCTCCTTGTGAAGATTCATAGTAATTTGATTTATATGTGAATGAGGTTGGTGAGTGATATGGCTCTTTGTATCACTGTAATTAATGGACAATCTGAAATTTGGGAATTTCGGGCCGTGCTTCTATTTTTAGGGTTCAATATGGCAATGATGATGGTTATGAGATGAAGAAAGAAATGTACTCTTTTAACTCTGTGTAGAGTAAACATTTGATGCGTGACTATGATCTAAAGCATTCTAAGCCCTCCAAGGGCCTAATGGCACAAGGTCGTTAATTCATCAGCTTAATCTTactaaattttggattttggcaGGTACCGATTCCCCCTGATCAGGTTTATGCCATTAATGATGCACTTTCGGCTGAGGCAGCAGCAGAAGATTATGAAACCTGTCTTAAACATTTGGTTCAGCGCAATGTGATTGCCACTTCAAAAGCTACTGGATTTCCAAAGTTTGATCTCATACTTCTGGGTATGGGTCCAGATGGACATCTTGCTTCTCTATTCCCTGGTCATGCGCTTTGCAACGAGAAGACGAAATGGGTGACTCACATTATGGACTCCCCAAAGCCACCTCCACAGAGAATTACTTTTACTTTTCCGGTGATCAACTCTGCTGCATACAAT is a window from the Pyrus communis chromosome 16, drPyrComm1.1, whole genome shotgun sequence genome containing:
- the LOC137721259 gene encoding probable 6-phosphogluconolactonase 4, chloroplastic; the encoded protein is MADQCEKKVEKFQTEEEVAVRLAKYTADLSAKFVKERGVFTVVLSGGSLIYSLRKLAEEPYEDTVEWGKWHVFWLDERVVKKDHPDSNYKLAYDGLLCKVPIPPDQVYAINDALSAEAAAEDYETCLKHLVQRNVIATSKATGFPKFDLILLGMGPDGHLASLFPGHALCNEKTKWVTHIMDSPKPPPQRITFTFPVINSAAYNAMVVTGNDTADAVQKALGNIQHPDTLPAQLLAAEDEVTWFLDQDAASKL